From the Lactuca sativa cultivar Salinas chromosome 9, Lsat_Salinas_v11, whole genome shotgun sequence genome, the window CAAATTCGAGCAACTTGACATCAATTTAAAATTAACACAAAAAACCAAATAACTTCTAAGGCAATTGTTCAGTGATTACCTCTAAAATCAAGATATCATTGGAAGAACAGAACTAGAAATCAAGAACGAGCTCATCTTTGCTGCCGGAGAAGTAATGAAGAACATAAGGAGCAACACGAATGGCGACAACCCACGACCCGAACATGGCAACGTGCACACGAAGCTGCTTCAGAGCAGCTTCTTTGTCTGGTTTGCGCATGAACATACCGGGAAACATCTTCGATCCGATATGTGTAGCGTTGGTTTTCCTTTTGCGATTGATGAGATTTTAGCGAATCCGAAGAGCAATTCAAAAACCCTAGCCCTCTCGTCTTTGTCGACTCCTACGCTATTTATTTGCAGATCTAAGAACTGAAACTTTTCAGCCCACGTGATGTTTCATAGACATAGGCCCCATACCGGCCCAGTTTAGCAtactatcaaaaaaaaaaaagaatttaacACCTAATTTTATTAGAACCAAGAGctagaaagaaaaacaaaattacgTATAAAAATGCATGTTTTGGAGCCAATCGGCCAATTTGATATGAGACTTATGATTTCAATTAAAATAGCATAAAAGAGTGGCTACCAAAATGGAGACTTGCTTATCGTTATTGTTGATAaaaagcaaagtgtttttaaaatGCCAAAGAACCCACCATTTCGTGTAAATAATGACTTCGATGACAGTTTTCTTAGAAATATTGACTTGTAAGTCATCCACATCTTGAGCTCCAAGTCACCTCTCAAttgtgtaacgctcgtagattcgGATTagtcaatttaaatataataagtgttaaaaatgaatttttgatagaagattatttaaaataaataatcttaaccaaaataatatatatatatatatatatatatatatatatatatatatatatatatatatatatatacgaagaACGCTGAAATTTgacttataacgaaaaagttatgacccgtcgaagttttgcgacaaaaccggcacagcGTTGCGTATCATAAAGAGTGAATTttttataaactactttttatctttagagatctaaacgaaagtcttaatatgcgttaaaccgagaacgtacataaaaataaaaagaaggtCCAAATTTGATTTCGTtttaggaaattatgatttttctaagatttagcgtaACAGCACACAGcccggaaatcgaattttagattggtCAATTTTTATACAACACAACCTAAACTAGAatttaatatctcattaataggagctcaacgatttAAAGACAGCCGAAAACGGAAgttggatgaaaaagttatgaatttttaacggactttaactgtctaagcatgttaaaatataactttaaaaataaagtcaaaattagtcgacgaagtctaaacgaaagttgtagatcaagtcgctacctacgtgtggatataaaaaacgtcaaaacaaagctcatatgcgaaagttacatattttagaagataattagttttttgaGTGACTAGCAAGTAACACGTGGCACCATCTCAGCCACAGCTTCCTCCCCACGCCTTGTCATTAGATGGTGACACATGACACCCTAACACGACGTGTTAGGCTCAGTAACACGTCGTGTTGCTtgatttccagcctataaatagaggcgcaaatcACCTCATTTCCATACACCTTCTCTCAACCTCTCTCCCAAACCTCCCCAAAGCCTCAAGGCTTTTCTCTAGTCCTTCTTAGGAGTTAGAGGTGAGTCCTGGAGCGCCAGAAGGcttcgagaagaagagcttttggctCATAAGGTCTGCCCGCGTAGAGCCTGGTTCTTCGCTAAACTCTTTTGTAAATGAGCTAtgtttaccctactttaagtataacttatgtttaagttcattatcgttattatgaacctataaacaagatttatcagtgattcaaagtcgttacACTGATTGATCTGCTTATGGTATaggtaggggtgcaaacgagccgagtaAAGCCCGAGCCTGGtcgggctcggctcgggctcgtttaagttatatgaggctcgagctcgagctcggctcgattcaaGCTTTCTTTTactaagctcggctcgagctcgtaaagaattataAAATCTCGGCTCGGGCTCGGGTTCGACTCGTTTTTCATTTgatgtgcctaaataagcttaagctcggttcaagctcgttaagaagctcgtttactaaaaCCCGAAATCCATACTTTcccaaatatatttttattttatatataaaaataataataaattatattatataaaggctcgtttaggctcacgAGCCTAATCGAGGttagtgacataggctcgagctcgagctcgtttaataaacgagcttaatattaagctcgagcttggctcgggctcgtttaaaaccggtttcgagtcgagcttttaatgagccgatcccgagtagctcacgagtagcttggctcgtttgcacctcTAGGTATAGGTGTCTAAAATGGTCATGTTGGGTTTGGTTGTTGGATTCAGAAAAGTTATATGTTGAAATGGTCATGTCCTCCAACTGTCATGCCTGGTTGATCCTTACTTAATAGATCATgaaagtataattttagttaatgatgaatctagaataataattagtcgcaataaatattaaactaaaatctAGTAATAGTGATattaggtttcatcgaaggaaaagacggttgttagaagcgaagcgctgtccaaattccgagtcatcactttaacaagtgagtgcatagtccatttcatgaacatgattttaatacaagtattaatgtaacgccccaattcgcatgtattgcttaaataagatttattgggttaagctctattcaacgagttggttgacctactcgtcgagtagcagcgggatggGATCGCATGTTAAGTGGCCTAcacgacgagtccatattgggactcggcgagtaggagctggcagaggaAACACTAAATTCCGGGGTTTGCACCCTTATTTAAAGGGACCTCATCCTCCCTTGGATCTCTTTACAGATCTAGAGAGTCCTTATACGTGTGTGTGAGTGCCGTTGTGTGGTGTTTGAAGCTTAGAAAGAgaatcttggaggaagaaagctaggaagtgcaaaggaattgaagcaaggaaggcgTGGCAAGTaggatttacctcagctagcatcctttgtaggtatcaaagtgccatccttATTTCCcttttcccttttgttgagtttctagggctttttatgaattttcaagttggtatgatgagctatgggccatatctgaagttgtaacttcagatctggaccatccTTGGATTTTAGAAGCATAAAGTCATAGTTTTGGTTGTGATTAAGgcccctcttgagcatgaagttccattaagaacttaaaataggcatttagagcctttatagccatgcatgcacgtaaagtttgcaactttacgtgataagcatgccctagaagcttggatctatgagttggagtcgttgcatggctcaaaacaagtctgtatggaaaaaagactaaatggactcggcgagtcgcaaggttgactcaacgagtcacatgaagatggccatgaactcgacgagttggatgaacaacccggcgagtctgatgaagatcgttataagactcgacgagtggaagaacaactcggcgagtcggatgagttttctcttggatatgtatgagtgtgtatccgtcgagttgcaaggacggaactcgacgggtggccttaaagtttgatcgagaatcaaaggaactcaacgagtcacttcgatgactcggcgagttggaatgtacttcagggaacttggcgagtagccaagggtacttggcgagttaaggtcaacatggactgttgcccttgactgaggactttgacttagaccaggggttgactagtgggttatgtagtaccttataaggttaaggacttatgagtatgatgtaatatgatgataggtggtggaactgttggaataatgtctaaggctgcaactatattaggcaagtatttgacccggttgtgcatggtccttttgggttgccttcaccatagcaacttgaaaggatgatttattatgagagaagaaatattattaatatattatgagaataatataagtaataataatattattatttgattaatataagtcataaattaattaggaattaatttggtgacttaaagacaTTAATTGAATAaatgggtataaactgtcaattgtatgatagttgtactttgggctataaatcccttatggataatggtggacgatttctagggctttggataggcttagatttcatccaaggcttatcaattagggtattggattgcttagggcctaagttatccaattaggatttaagggtgaaaccctaggagctttacaagtataaatagaccccaagggtgaAGGGAAATTggacttgtgctttagaaagaaaccctgaccgattttgatcccctctcctctctctcaaatcatcctcttgctatttggtgttcgtaagccattagaggagtgacaattgtgactctaaagctccaaggacaagaagatcaagcaagtgattcaaggtaaacttctaattctgatttcatattgttattatagtctattatccattagaagtcttggattgaatgcatgtttaattagagaaacctagatccaagcattagggtttgcatgcgcacataggaatgttcatatggctaaaacccatcagtggtatcagagactagattggtttctattgaattgatgcattgtttgcttgtttgatgcttgttaaattcgaattttatttttctgtctgatggactcggcgagtcccatagtggactcggcgagtaggcttgactcggcaagtccattggggtactcggcgagtccaagcgtcagaaagagcaaatgtcgggatttcttgctgtttatccttgagatacttgcctttatcatattagatcaatataaatctgattttatgatatatatgagtatattcttgatctaattgaagatatttatcaattaataaaatatttatttccttatgtgataattggttaattattttaattaatttggtgaattgttttgcaagaaattattaaataaatcaaatatggataattatgtgattaaatgttaatttagattatttgttatttgatcccctatgttttgaaaaggtttaaaacttgccctcaagttttgaaatttatgttttgtgattaaaagtttaatttagacaatttaaatttcaaaccctagaattttacaagtttaaaattcaaccctatattaatataacattacaagatatatatatatatatatatatatatatatatatatatatatatatatatatatgtatgtataattaaaatgctagtcttaccgttagtaggcctcattcacgaagccagtctataaggtgggtataaggttgctgcctataaaatggcgcttaatgggtgtacactcacacccaccgcttgcttgatcagtggagggtcgttagccgaacgggtaggatagggcaacctcatctcttcattaaaagtataatatgaaatacaaagtaactacatgtttttcaaaaatttcccaatcctagttactttaggaaaagtgaattgatgcaatcccatgaaattacactttgcacccttgctaagaagtcagtggagcgtgtgtggtttaccgtcacattaattggttctaagcaaaagtggcaaagggtgattcattgtttatcatagttcgatggagcgtgtgtggtttaccggcacatcaaataggtgatcgttacaatgaaggcaccatgtgaatttgcatggtaattcacacccgctttgtgatcctcggtatcccagtcacaaataagaggggcatatcgagatttaaacatgccattgaatagtttcaatgaatctcatccgaacctaggaattctcaatacatttaggacttaaagttatgtttatatggtggagaattagtgaatcatcattcacttaccttcatattatttgcatgttagattacgacatcccttttctaatatgtaaatattgttgttggatcctagccctaatttttcttattgggtgataattagggattcttaatctaatctatctttgtcctttttatttgtagatgtcgaacgcaaacaacgctgctgctagttctttcacattgatgagcctttgtcaaaaggtcaccttcgatgggacgaactttagcgaatggataagatacatccgcaccattgctcgctatgaggataaggagtatgtcctcgatgagaagctcgaaaaaatcaaccctgaaatcgctactccggctgaaatgaccgcttttgaaactcacgagcgagatgcaacgaaggtacattgcatcatgatagccaccatgaactccgaattccaaaagtcctatgaggacatgtacccgtacgagatgcatcgagacttattggagagataccaccaaaatgcgagacaagagcgttatgagattttcactaacatgatttccgctaagatgggtcatggagagtctcttaccgtgcacctgcaaaagatgcaaaggtatgtcgaccgtcttcgcaagttgaatgttgactttggggaagacttggcgatcgacatggtgcttcactcttttcctccgtgttacaatcaatttaggatgacctaccacatgaacaaagaagtgGTCACcttaagtaagctccaaggtctccttagggttgctgaaagcaacctcaaggacaagtctgctgcaccaactcccaatccacccgctactcctgttttggccattgggcaaggaagaggaaagaagaggaaggattcgtctaagaaccatcgcaaggttaagtcccgagatggtgcctcttctagtgggaccaaagttgatcttgctaaaccctgtcctaacccaaaggaggcagagtgccaccactgccataaaataggacattggaagagaagctgcccagaatacctgcaagctatcaaggaaggaaagatcaagccatcttttgtaggtatttacacaattaaatctaataattcatctcatgctatttcttgggtccttgataccgattgtggttaccacatttgttctgatttgcagggactaaaaagaaatagggatgtggagcatggaagaataaatctaatcatggggaactgaagatcgtcgcttgtgaccaagattggagtgtattctttagtgcttaggaatggtttatgtttatatttgaacaattgttgctattcgccagaaatggcaagaaacatcatttcatttcatggtttgtttagacaaggttttagattttcttttaataatgagaatggttatattcttgcttatctaaatggtgtcttatattttgaagcaatatcgtgtaatggaatttatgaaactgttatgattgtagataacttaggaaatgatgttttatgcatggattcttcgcATGGTATGGATAgatcatccttgtggcattgtcgtcttggacatgtcaacaagaagcgcatagcccaactccaaaaggatggagtgttggagtcattcaaccttagggaagatgacacatgcgagtcttgtttgcttggaaagatgactaagtcacccttcactagtacgtgtgaaaggggtgagggtctgttggacctcata encodes:
- the LOC111918221 gene encoding mitochondrial import receptor subunit TOM6 homolog, whose translation is MFPGMFMRKPDKEAALKQLRVHVAMFGSWVVAIRVAPYVLHYFSGSKDELVLDF